A part of Synechococcus sp. KORDI-49 genomic DNA contains:
- the dnaJ gene encoding molecular chaperone DnaJ produces MADFYELLGVARDADADTLKRAYRRMARQYHPDINKEAGAEDRFKEIGRAYEVLSDPQSRARYDQFGEAGLGGAAGAPDMGDMGGFADLFETFFSGFGGAQAGGRQRRRGPQQGDDLRYDLTIDFEQAVFGQEQEIKIPHLETCDTCSGSGAKPGSGPTTCGTCGGAGQVRRATRTPFGSFTQVAECPTCGGTGQVIADPCSACGGQGVHQVRKKLRINIPAGVDTGTRLRVSGEGNAGPRGGPSGDLYVFLTVRPHPRLKRDGLNIHTEVNVSYLQAILGDTIEVETVDGPTELEIPAGTQPGSVLTLSNKGIPKLGNPVARGDERITVTVQLPSRLSDAERGLLEQLAGHHSARGKQHHHHNSGLFARLFGQKG; encoded by the coding sequence ATGGCCGATTTCTATGAGCTTCTCGGTGTTGCACGGGATGCGGATGCCGACACCCTGAAGCGGGCCTATCGCCGCATGGCCCGTCAGTACCACCCCGACATCAACAAGGAAGCGGGTGCGGAGGATCGCTTCAAGGAGATCGGCAGGGCCTATGAAGTGCTCAGCGATCCGCAGAGCCGGGCCCGGTACGACCAGTTCGGAGAAGCAGGACTCGGTGGTGCCGCCGGAGCGCCCGACATGGGTGACATGGGCGGTTTCGCCGATCTGTTCGAGACGTTCTTCAGCGGTTTCGGAGGTGCACAGGCCGGGGGGCGTCAGCGACGACGTGGTCCTCAGCAGGGCGATGATCTGCGCTACGACCTCACCATCGATTTCGAGCAGGCGGTCTTCGGTCAGGAACAGGAGATCAAGATCCCTCATCTGGAAACCTGTGACACCTGCAGTGGCAGCGGGGCCAAGCCGGGGAGCGGACCCACCACCTGTGGCACCTGCGGAGGGGCCGGTCAGGTGCGTCGCGCCACCCGCACGCCGTTCGGGAGTTTCACCCAGGTGGCGGAATGTCCGACCTGCGGAGGCACCGGACAGGTGATTGCCGATCCCTGCTCAGCCTGCGGTGGCCAGGGAGTGCATCAGGTCCGCAAGAAACTGCGGATCAACATCCCTGCCGGTGTCGACACCGGAACCCGTCTGAGGGTCTCGGGCGAGGGCAATGCCGGCCCCCGTGGCGGCCCTTCCGGGGATCTCTACGTGTTTCTCACCGTGAGGCCCCACCCCCGTCTCAAGCGGGATGGTCTCAACATTCACACCGAGGTGAACGTCAGCTATCTGCAGGCGATCCTCGGTGACACGATCGAAGTGGAGACCGTTGACGGTCCCACCGAGCTGGAGATCCCGGCTGGAACCCAACCCGGATCGGTTCTGACCCTGTCCAACAAGGGGATCCCCAAGCTGGGGAATCCGGTCGCCCGAGGCGATGAACGCATCACGGTCACCGTTCAGCTTCCGAGTCGCCTCTCGGACGCCGAACGAGGGCTGCTGGAGCAGTTGGCCGGTCATCATTCGGCCCGCGGCAAGCAGCATCACCACCACAACAGCGGGCTGTTTGCCCGACTGTTCGGTCAGAAGGGATGA
- a CDS encoding sulfurtransferase TusA family protein, translating into MSSGSLDLRGTPCPVNFIRCRLALEALQPGDLLNVQLDRGEPEEMVIPGLREAGHRVEITDDSSSWIVLRVVCGG; encoded by the coding sequence ATGAGCAGCGGTTCTCTGGATCTCAGGGGCACGCCCTGTCCGGTGAACTTCATCCGCTGTCGACTGGCTCTCGAAGCCTTGCAGCCTGGTGATCTCCTCAATGTCCAGCTGGATCGCGGCGAACCTGAAGAGATGGTGATCCCCGGATTGCGAGAAGCGGGTCACCGGGTGGAGATCACCGATGACTCCTCCAGCTGGATCGTTTTGCGTGTCGTCTGCGGGGGTTGA
- a CDS encoding GspE/PulE family protein, with protein MTLARPIPDAEEPAQQRLELELLLQQTVPGPEQLSCSRQLLEDGSTGLDADQWRALRALPIAIDDDHLDIAVPSHWDEQDRSEFLAQHPGNGRQIRLHRSLESDLKAALQKTETRESIEPVPTPSPSVDRAVEETAATYLEEFTVDGVLEEDPEEQAEQSSGTIDLEASLRDADASPVVSLVDRILLQAMSVGASDIHVEPQQKGLRLRYRQDGVLQQYIEPLPGRLIPAVTSRFKILADLDIAERRQAQDGRIRRRYRDRVIDFRVSTLPSRYGEKVVLRLLDSDSTQLGLDQLISDPITLDLVRELGSKPFGMILVTGPTGSGKSTTLYSLLAERNDPGINISTVEDPIEYTLPGITQSQVNRDKGFDFATALRAFMRQDPDVLLVGETRDLETAKTAIEAALTGHLVLSTLHANDAPSTIARLDEMGVEPFMVSAALIGIVSQRLMRRVCTACREPYRPSQMELGRFGLMASDEAKVTFFRAHHHTPGTSVCPRCKGSGYKGRVGVYEVLRMNEDIATAVSKGATTDVIRQLALESGMKTLLRYSLELVRQGHTTLEEVGRMILTDSGLESERRARALSTMTCSGCGAGLQESWLECPYCLTERQ; from the coding sequence GTGACCCTGGCCCGGCCGATTCCAGATGCCGAAGAACCGGCTCAGCAACGGCTGGAACTGGAACTGTTGCTGCAGCAGACCGTCCCCGGGCCGGAGCAGCTCAGCTGCTCGCGGCAGCTTCTCGAGGACGGAAGCACGGGTCTGGACGCGGATCAATGGCGCGCACTTCGGGCTCTGCCGATTGCGATCGACGACGACCATCTCGACATCGCCGTCCCCAGCCACTGGGATGAACAGGATCGAAGCGAGTTTCTGGCGCAGCATCCCGGCAACGGTCGGCAGATCCGCCTGCATCGCTCGCTGGAAAGCGATCTGAAGGCCGCACTCCAGAAGACGGAGACCCGCGAATCCATCGAGCCGGTCCCGACGCCCTCCCCCTCGGTGGACCGGGCCGTCGAAGAGACGGCTGCCACCTATCTGGAGGAATTCACCGTCGATGGGGTGCTCGAGGAGGACCCTGAAGAGCAGGCCGAGCAGAGCAGCGGCACGATCGACCTGGAGGCGAGTCTGCGGGATGCCGACGCCTCACCGGTGGTGAGTCTCGTGGACAGAATCCTGCTGCAGGCGATGTCCGTCGGCGCCAGTGACATCCACGTCGAACCCCAGCAGAAAGGTCTGCGGCTGCGTTACCGACAGGATGGTGTGCTTCAGCAATACATCGAGCCGCTGCCGGGGCGGCTGATCCCTGCCGTCACCTCCCGCTTCAAGATCCTGGCGGACCTGGACATCGCCGAACGACGCCAGGCTCAGGACGGACGCATCCGCCGCAGGTATCGAGACCGGGTGATCGACTTCCGGGTCAGCACCCTGCCAAGCCGTTATGGCGAGAAGGTGGTGCTGCGTCTTCTGGACAGCGATTCAACGCAGCTCGGACTGGATCAGCTGATCTCCGATCCGATCACCCTCGACCTCGTGCGTGAACTGGGATCCAAACCGTTCGGAATGATCCTGGTGACCGGCCCCACCGGATCAGGCAAATCGACAACGCTCTACTCGCTGCTGGCGGAGCGAAACGACCCCGGCATCAACATCTCCACCGTTGAGGATCCGATCGAATACACGCTGCCTGGGATCACTCAGAGCCAGGTGAACCGGGATAAGGGATTCGACTTCGCGACAGCCCTGAGAGCCTTCATGCGACAGGACCCGGATGTGCTGCTGGTGGGGGAAACCCGCGATCTGGAAACCGCGAAGACTGCCATCGAAGCCGCTCTCACGGGCCATCTGGTGCTCAGCACGCTTCATGCCAACGATGCCCCGAGCACGATCGCGCGGCTGGACGAGATGGGTGTGGAGCCCTTCATGGTCTCTGCTGCCCTGATCGGGATCGTGTCCCAGCGTCTGATGCGCCGGGTGTGCACCGCTTGCCGGGAGCCCTACCGACCCAGCCAGATGGAGCTTGGACGCTTCGGTCTGATGGCAAGCGACGAAGCGAAGGTTACCTTCTTCCGGGCCCACCATCACACGCCGGGGACCTCCGTCTGTCCCCGCTGCAAGGGCAGTGGTTACAAGGGCCGGGTCGGTGTCTATGAAGTGCTGCGCATGAATGAGGACATTGCAACGGCAGTCTCCAAGGGGGCGACCACCGACGTGATCAGGCAGCTGGCCCTGGAATCCGGAATGAAGACGCTGCTCAGGTACAGCCTGGAGCTGGTGCGACAGGGCCACACCACCCTCGAGGAGGTAGGCCGCATGATCCTCACGGATTCAGGTCTGGAATCCGAGCGGAGAGCCCGGGCCCTCAGCACAATGACGTGCAGCGGTTGTGGCGCCGGCCTTCAGGAGAGCTGGCTCGAATGTCCCTACTGCCTGACGGAACGCCAGTGA
- the grpE gene encoding nucleotide exchange factor GrpE, producing the protein MSGDASTPAQDQNAESMEPVASPDVQESPVESGSTGTDVDPAERLQQLEKELQTLRAEHDALQSQYMRIAADFDNFRKRQSRDQDDLRQQLVCSTLSEILPVVDNFERARQQLNPEGEEAQALHRSYQGLYKQLVEVLKQQGVARMEVVGQEFDPTLHEAVLREENTEHPEDVVIEELQRGYHLNGRVLRHAMVKVSMGPGPSGDAPAADSHSEQPQPEQSQSEDS; encoded by the coding sequence ATGAGCGGCGACGCCTCCACCCCAGCGCAGGACCAGAACGCCGAGTCGATGGAGCCTGTCGCGTCCCCAGACGTTCAGGAATCGCCGGTTGAGTCCGGTTCCACCGGAACGGATGTCGATCCTGCCGAGCGCCTGCAGCAGCTGGAGAAGGAGTTGCAGACCCTGCGTGCCGAACACGACGCCCTGCAGAGTCAGTACATGCGAATCGCAGCTGATTTCGATAATTTCCGCAAGCGTCAGAGCCGGGATCAGGATGATCTCCGTCAGCAGCTGGTCTGCTCGACGCTGAGCGAGATCCTTCCTGTTGTCGACAACTTCGAGCGCGCCCGTCAGCAGCTCAACCCTGAGGGTGAAGAGGCTCAGGCCCTCCATCGCAGCTATCAGGGTCTCTACAAGCAGCTGGTCGAAGTCCTGAAGCAGCAGGGGGTCGCCCGGATGGAGGTGGTGGGTCAGGAGTTCGATCCCACGCTCCATGAAGCTGTTCTTCGTGAAGAGAACACGGAGCACCCCGAGGATGTGGTGATCGAGGAGCTGCAGCGCGGCTATCACCTCAACGGTCGCGTCTTGCGCCACGCCATGGTCAAGGTGTCGATGGGACCGGGTCCTTCCGGTGATGCTCCAGCTGCCGACAGCCATTCGGAACAGCCCCAGCCGGAACAGTCCCAGTCGGAGGACTCTTGA